DNA sequence from the Bradyrhizobium diazoefficiens genome:
GCAGCGCGGTATTGGCGAGGTTGATGTTGACGTTGACGTTGGTGATCGTGTCGGTATAGGCGGCGATGTTCGAAAGCTGCGCGCGCGAGGCGATCGCGAAGCCCTCGTTAGTGCCCATGCCGGAATAATTCTGCGACAGCTTGCCGGTCGAGAGCTGCGTCGACAGGTCGGTGAGCTGCTGGTTGATGTTGCGGATCTGCGCGCCGAGGACCGACGAACCGTAATTGATGCTGCTGATCGACATGTTTCAGAGCCCTGTACTGATTACCCTTGAGCCTGGAGCAACGTATTCATCATGCTCTGCACCACCGACATGACGTGAGCGTTGGCGGCATAGGCATTCTGAAGCTGGATCAGGTTCGACATCTCCGAGTCCAGATTGACGCTGGAGGTCGAGTTGAACTTGGCCTGCAGCGTCGAGACCACGACGCTCTGGCCCTGCTGCAGCTGGGTCGCCTGGGTCGAGGCGTTGGCCTGCACGCTCAGGAATTGCTGGAGGTAGTTGGAGACGCTGCCTGTGAACGGCTGACTCGCTGAGCCGAGACCGGTCTGCGGCGAATAAGAGAACACCGACGTGGTGAGTTGCGAATAGAGATAATCCGAGCGCGTGGTGTCGCCGGTGGGCGTCACCGGCGAGGTGCTGTAGACCGACAGCCTGGTCGGGTCGGTGACCAGCGACGGGTTGACCGAAATGCGGCCGGCAAGGCCGGTCATCTGCGAGCCCGACGCCGTGATCGCGCCGGTATAGAGCGCGGTGCTGCCGTCGGTGAACAGCGGCAGCTGCGGACTGCCCGAGGTCAGCGACGAGATCGTCTTGGTGCTCGACGCCGAATTGAGCTTGGCGAGGCCGCTATTGTCGTCCGTGACGCGCAGCGTCGTCGTAGTCGCCGGCGACGGAGCCGCGGCGAACGTCAGGTGCGAGCCTGATAGCGCGGTGTTGAGCGCGGAGGCGATCGCGCCCATGCCGCTGGAAAAATTGACGCCGATCTGCATCGGATTGGCGTTGGTGGCGTTCTGCAGCGGCAGCGCCGCCGGATCGGTCACGTTCACCAGCGTGATCTGACGCTGCGTGTTGGTGGAATCGGTATAGGTGAGGTTGACGGTGTTGCCCGGCTGCGCGCCGGCAAGATCGATATCGAAACCCGCGGGCGGACCGGAGACGGGGGTGCCCGCCGTGGTCTTGTCCGACAACGCGCTCGACATCGTCGCGGCGAGCTGGTCGATCTGGTTCTGCGCCTGCACCAGTGTCTGGTCGCGCAGCTTCAGGTCGGCCGCGATTTGGCCGGAGGAGACCACGTTGTTGCCGGCGACGTCGATGGACGAGCCGTTCGGCAGCTTGATGGTGAGTGCGCCGACGCCCGACTTGGCTGGATCGAGGTTGTAGAGCGAGGTCGCACCGAGCGCGCCGGCAGACGTGAAGGAGAATTGCGAGGCGAGCCCTGCGCCGACCAGCTGGATGCCGGTGGTGGTATAGATGTTGGCCTGATTCGACCCGTCGGTGGTGACGCGGAGGTCGACATATTTCGACAGCGAGTTGATGGCCTGGTCACGCTGGTCCATCAGGGTCGCGGCGGACGGATCGGTCGGCGCCAGGCCCTGAAGCTTGGTATTGATGTCGGCGATCTGGTTCAGAGCCGCGTTGGCCGCTTGCGACGAGGTGCCGAGATCCTGCTCGACATTGGAGCGCAGCGACTGGATGCCCTTGGTGGTGACGTTGAGCTGCGTCGCCAGCGCCTGCGCGGCACCAACCGCGACGGTCTGCGCCGACGACGAG
Encoded proteins:
- the flgK gene encoding flagellar hook-associated protein FlgK; translation: MGLSSALASAMSGLRANQAALSIVSSNVANSQTPGYVAQTPNQIEVTTGDFGSTAKTTGVSREIDSYVQNQLRTETGGSGYADQMANILKQLQNVYGTPGNSGTLETALNNFTSSLQALSTSAGSSSAQTVAVGAAQALATQLNVTTKGIQSLRSNVEQDLGTSSQAANAALNQIADINTKLQGLAPTDPSAATLMDQRDQAINSLSKYVDLRVTTDGSNQANIYTTTGIQLVGAGLASQFSFTSAGALGATSLYNLDPAKSGVGALTIKLPNGSSIDVAGNNVVSSGQIAADLKLRDQTLVQAQNQIDQLAATMSSALSDKTTAGTPVSGPPAGFDIDLAGAQPGNTVNLTYTDSTNTQRQITLVNVTDPAALPLQNATNANPMQIGVNFSSGMGAIASALNTALSGSHLTFAAAPSPATTTTLRVTDDNSGLAKLNSASSTKTISSLTSGSPQLPLFTDGSTALYTGAITASGSQMTGLAGRISVNPSLVTDPTRLSVYSTSPVTPTGDTTRSDYLYSQLTTSVFSYSPQTGLGSASQPFTGSVSNYLQQFLSVQANASTQATQLQQGQSVVVSTLQAKFNSTSSVNLDSEMSNLIQLQNAYAANAHVMSVVQSMMNTLLQAQG